From one Microbacterium sp. 10M-3C3 genomic stretch:
- a CDS encoding DUF4062 domain-containing protein: MGERTDALIRTPDQRLRIFVSSTLRELAAERAAVRAAIERMRLAPVMFELGARPHPPRELYRAYLAQSDVFVGIYGDSYGWVAPDEEISGLEDEYRLAPRDMPKLIYIRQSETREERLRLLIDRIRDDDTAAYLPFRDAAELEEQVAADLATLLAERFDASRTQPAATAPVPEPAARRLPVPYSTIVGRDAEIARVRRMLTTDDARLVTLVGPGGIGKSRLAIEAAHGAGDLFPDGVYFVPLEGVLEPGLVLPTIAFVLGVRDNGEAPLEERIGLALADRRVLIVLDNFEQLVDAATVLVRLFDVAPGARFLVTSRVLLRVRGERVCDIGALAVPDTSIAATRERAERSPAVRLFVERATAARGDFALTDGNAADVAVLCAHLEGLPLAIELAAAKSRTLTPAAIARRLENSLPLLSGAGRDLPDRHRTMTAAIDWSVDLLTPEQRAMLADLGVFAARFTLDAVEAIGATRVWGERALENLEALVDASLVAQEEREDRPVFSLLAVVREYALGRLKDQGEAATVRAAHADFYARLVAELAPGLRGAQQARSVALLGLDLPNLRAAVRHLIYVDRLDDAGDVAWRLLIYWWIAGFFAEVRVWMLELLGKDRPISPHTRAVAWFFALWGEMWQHPSEEAVAGLGECLRLFTDSGDEDAAAMALAARATARLQLPLPDLDTAEVELEDAVGRLRAIGNGWAEAITQVALGRLEWLRGSLDDALAHFDRATAVAEAGQDLFTVSVAGDHLARLQLTRGDVDAAEGRCIRTLKVSLRLRYDEGVAYGLEGLCAVAAARGDGERAGMLSAAATAIRRRIGVFDVEPFTVHTPQLERARTHDPAAVARGEARGGTLSLPEAVALALPSEDAAAVAPLLAHW, encoded by the coding sequence ATGGGGGAACGCACCGACGCGCTCATCCGCACGCCCGACCAGCGGCTGCGGATCTTCGTGTCCTCGACGCTGCGCGAGCTCGCGGCCGAGCGCGCCGCCGTTCGCGCCGCGATCGAGCGGATGCGCCTGGCCCCCGTCATGTTCGAGCTCGGCGCGCGTCCGCATCCGCCCCGGGAGCTCTACCGCGCCTACCTCGCCCAGTCCGACGTCTTCGTCGGCATCTACGGCGACAGCTACGGCTGGGTCGCCCCCGACGAGGAGATCTCCGGCCTCGAGGACGAGTACCGCCTCGCCCCGCGCGACATGCCCAAACTCATCTACATCCGCCAGAGCGAGACGCGCGAGGAGCGCCTGCGTCTGCTGATCGACCGCATCCGCGACGACGACACGGCCGCATATCTGCCCTTCCGCGACGCCGCCGAACTCGAGGAGCAGGTGGCGGCCGATCTCGCGACCCTGCTGGCCGAGCGGTTCGACGCGTCGCGGACGCAGCCGGCCGCGACCGCCCCCGTGCCCGAGCCGGCCGCGCGTCGCCTGCCCGTGCCGTACAGCACGATCGTCGGGCGCGACGCCGAGATCGCGCGCGTGCGCCGGATGCTGACGACCGACGACGCCCGCCTCGTGACGCTCGTCGGACCGGGCGGCATCGGCAAGAGCCGGCTCGCGATCGAGGCCGCGCACGGCGCCGGCGACCTCTTCCCCGACGGCGTGTACTTCGTGCCGCTCGAGGGGGTGCTCGAGCCCGGGCTCGTGCTCCCCACGATCGCGTTCGTGCTGGGCGTGCGCGACAACGGCGAGGCACCGCTCGAGGAGCGCATCGGCCTCGCCCTCGCCGACCGGCGCGTGCTCATCGTGCTCGACAACTTCGAGCAGCTCGTGGATGCCGCGACCGTGCTCGTGCGCCTGTTCGACGTCGCCCCGGGGGCGCGCTTCCTCGTGACGAGCCGTGTGCTGCTGCGCGTGCGGGGCGAGCGCGTGTGCGACATCGGCGCCCTCGCGGTGCCCGACACCTCGATCGCCGCGACGCGCGAGCGGGCCGAGCGCTCGCCCGCCGTGCGCCTGTTCGTCGAGCGCGCCACGGCCGCCCGCGGCGACTTCGCCCTCACCGACGGCAACGCGGCCGACGTGGCGGTGCTGTGCGCCCACCTGGAGGGACTGCCGCTGGCGATCGAGCTGGCCGCCGCGAAGTCGCGGACGCTCACCCCCGCCGCGATCGCCCGCCGCCTGGAGAACAGCCTGCCGCTGCTCTCGGGCGCGGGGCGCGACCTTCCCGACCGGCACCGCACGATGACGGCGGCGATCGACTGGAGCGTCGACCTGCTCACGCCCGAGCAGCGCGCGATGCTCGCCGACCTCGGCGTGTTCGCGGCCCGCTTCACCCTGGACGCGGTCGAGGCGATCGGCGCGACGCGCGTGTGGGGCGAGCGCGCGCTGGAGAACCTCGAGGCGCTCGTGGACGCCTCGCTCGTGGCGCAGGAGGAGCGCGAGGACCGGCCGGTGTTCTCGCTCCTCGCCGTCGTCCGCGAGTACGCGCTCGGGCGCCTGAAGGATCAGGGCGAAGCGGCGACCGTGCGCGCGGCCCACGCCGACTTCTACGCGCGCCTCGTCGCCGAGCTGGCTCCAGGGCTGCGCGGCGCGCAGCAGGCGCGGTCGGTCGCCCTCCTCGGGCTCGACCTTCCGAACCTCCGGGCCGCGGTGCGCCACCTCATCTACGTCGACCGGCTCGATGACGCGGGGGACGTCGCATGGCGGCTCCTGATCTACTGGTGGATCGCCGGCTTCTTCGCCGAGGTGCGCGTGTGGATGCTCGAGCTCCTCGGCAAGGACCGCCCGATCTCGCCGCACACGCGCGCGGTCGCGTGGTTCTTCGCGCTGTGGGGCGAGATGTGGCAGCACCCGAGCGAAGAAGCCGTCGCGGGGCTCGGCGAGTGCCTGCGGCTGTTCACCGACTCGGGCGACGAGGACGCCGCGGCGATGGCGCTCGCCGCGCGGGCCACGGCGCGCCTGCAGCTCCCCCTCCCCGACCTCGACACGGCGGAGGTCGAGCTGGAGGACGCCGTCGGGCGCCTGCGCGCGATCGGCAACGGGTGGGCCGAGGCGATCACCCAGGTCGCACTGGGCCGACTGGAGTGGCTGCGCGGATCGCTCGACGACGCCCTCGCGCACTTCGATCGCGCGACCGCGGTCGCCGAGGCGGGGCAGGACCTCTTCACGGTGTCGGTCGCGGGCGACCACCTCGCGCGTCTGCAGCTGACCCGCGGCGACGTGGATGCGGCCGAGGGCCGCTGCATCCGGACCCTCAAGGTCTCGCTCCGACTGCGCTACGACGAGGGCGTCGCCTACGGGCTCGAAGGGCTGTGCGCGGTCGCGGCCGCCCGCGGCGACGGGGAGCGGGCGGGCATGCTGTCGGCGGCCGCCACGGCCATCCGCCGTCGCATCGGCGTGTTCGACGTCGAGCCCTTCACGGTGCACACGCCGCAGCTCGAGCGGGCGCGCACCCACGACCCCGCGGCGGTGGCGCGCGGCGAGGCGCGCGGCGGGACGCTGAGCCTGCCCGAGGCGGTCGCGCTCGCCCTCCCCTCGGAGGACGCGGCCGCGGTCGCGCCGCTCCTCGCGCACTGGTGA